In Deltaproteobacteria bacterium, the following proteins share a genomic window:
- the lon gene encoding endopeptidase La, with product MQKETVTTVALPVRDMVVFPEATVSLFVSSPWAVDLAEQALESQRSIFAVCQKNAEREHPAREDVYDTGTLIQIVRIVPLADSRVKLLVRGLERGRIEKWHPEGPTARVRVAVLHSPQLTQAARLRADALALAVRETLERISQLGRSVSPELVSSLEHLETPGALADAVASNLYLPVADAQRILEAADPIDRLEALMAVLTHEAQVLTIRAEIQNRAREEFGRSQREFHLREQLRAIRSELGEQDARSPDVNDYEKKITEAKLPAYAEAEARKQLKRLDQMHSDSAESSIIKNYLDCLCELPWAKASADEIDITKARTVLNEDHYDLEKIKQRIVEHLGVLKLKKSLRGQILCFVGPPGVGKTSLGKSIARAMGRKFHRISVGGVRDEAEIRGHRRTYVGAMPGRIIQGLKTAGANNPVFMLDEIDKVGSDFRGDPASALLEVLDPEQNAAFTDHFLGIPFDLSGVFFIATANDTSTIPSALLDRMEVVELAGYSEEEKLHIARQYLIPKQVEATGLPAGSLEIADDALSFLINAYTRESGLRNLDRVLGSVCRKLALPLAEGEANPSFAVSRKRLEKLLGPPKFDPYVEPPEDEVGVVTGLAWTPHGGEPLYLEVQTHAGKRGLILSGQLGDVMKESANTALSYVRTRADLGAPQGFLDTNEIHIHAPEGAIPKDGPSAGIAIAVALLSILTGRKVRKSVAMTGEITLRGKVLPVGGLKEKFLAARRIGTTTVVIPWQNQKDLVDIPPSLLKSFRIVPAKTMDDVIPVTLAGLGSGSTEPAVSRPPARRSPSPKARPGTHAAGQRIQRIRR from the coding sequence ATGCAGAAGGAAACCGTCACCACCGTCGCGCTTCCCGTCAGGGACATGGTCGTATTTCCTGAAGCGACGGTATCCCTGTTTGTCTCGTCGCCATGGGCGGTCGATCTTGCGGAGCAGGCGCTGGAGTCCCAGCGGAGCATCTTCGCCGTCTGCCAGAAGAACGCCGAGCGGGAGCATCCGGCCCGTGAAGACGTGTACGACACCGGTACGCTGATACAGATCGTGCGGATCGTCCCGCTGGCCGATAGCCGCGTCAAGCTGCTTGTCCGGGGCTTGGAGCGCGGGCGTATCGAAAAGTGGCATCCCGAGGGCCCGACGGCACGGGTGCGCGTTGCAGTGCTGCATTCCCCGCAACTGACGCAGGCAGCACGTCTCCGGGCCGATGCGCTGGCTCTCGCGGTACGCGAAACACTGGAAAGGATTTCGCAGCTTGGACGGAGCGTAAGCCCGGAGCTGGTATCATCGCTTGAGCATCTCGAAACGCCGGGAGCGCTTGCTGACGCGGTTGCCTCAAACCTTTACCTGCCGGTAGCCGATGCACAAAGGATACTGGAGGCAGCAGACCCGATTGACCGGCTGGAAGCCCTGATGGCCGTGCTGACGCACGAGGCACAGGTGCTCACGATCCGTGCCGAGATACAGAACCGCGCACGCGAGGAGTTTGGGCGCTCCCAGCGGGAGTTTCACCTGCGCGAGCAGCTCCGGGCCATCAGGAGCGAACTGGGCGAACAGGACGCGCGTTCGCCCGATGTGAACGATTACGAAAAAAAGATCACTGAGGCAAAGCTGCCTGCCTATGCCGAGGCTGAGGCACGCAAGCAGCTCAAGCGGCTCGACCAGATGCATTCCGATTCGGCCGAGTCATCCATCATCAAGAACTACCTCGACTGCCTGTGCGAACTGCCATGGGCGAAGGCATCCGCCGACGAGATCGATATCACCAAGGCCCGCACGGTACTGAATGAAGACCATTATGATCTGGAGAAGATCAAGCAGCGGATTGTCGAGCATCTGGGCGTCCTGAAGCTGAAAAAGAGCCTTCGCGGACAGATACTCTGCTTCGTCGGACCGCCGGGAGTCGGGAAAACCTCGCTCGGTAAGTCGATCGCCCGGGCGATGGGCCGAAAGTTCCACCGGATCAGTGTGGGCGGTGTTCGGGACGAGGCTGAAATCCGTGGCCATCGCCGGACTTATGTGGGTGCCATGCCCGGCCGGATAATCCAGGGACTCAAGACAGCCGGGGCCAATAATCCGGTGTTCATGCTCGATGAGATCGATAAGGTGGGCAGTGATTTTCGTGGCGACCCGGCTTCGGCCCTGCTGGAAGTGCTGGACCCGGAGCAGAATGCGGCCTTTACGGACCATTTCCTCGGTATCCCGTTCGACCTGTCGGGCGTTTTTTTCATCGCCACGGCCAACGATACGAGCACGATTCCGTCGGCGCTGCTGGACCGAATGGAGGTGGTTGAGCTGGCGGGGTACTCCGAGGAGGAAAAGCTCCATATCGCACGGCAGTATCTGATTCCCAAGCAGGTCGAGGCGACGGGACTTCCGGCAGGTTCGCTCGAGATTGCCGATGATGCGCTGAGCTTTCTTATCAATGCCTATACGCGGGAATCAGGGCTGAGAAACCTGGACCGGGTGCTGGGGTCGGTTTGCCGCAAGCTCGCGCTGCCGCTGGCCGAGGGTGAGGCGAACCCATCGTTTGCTGTCAGCCGGAAGCGGCTTGAAAAACTGCTTGGGCCACCCAAGTTTGATCCCTATGTCGAGCCACCTGAGGATGAGGTAGGTGTGGTCACAGGGCTTGCCTGGACTCCCCATGGCGGCGAGCCGCTCTATCTGGAAGTGCAGACCCATGCCGGGAAGCGCGGGCTGATACTGTCCGGGCAGCTTGGTGATGTGATGAAGGAGAGTGCGAACACAGCCCTTTCCTATGTGCGCACCAGGGCCGATCTGGGCGCCCCGCAGGGATTTCTCGATACCAATGAGATTCACATCCATGCCCCCGAAGGTGCCATTCCAAAGGATGGGCCCTCGGCGGGCATCGCCATCGCCGTGGCGCTACTGTCGATTCTCACAGGACGCAAGGTGCGGAAAAGTGTTGCCATGACTGGCGAGATCACCCTCAGGGGTAAGGTTCTGCCGGTAGGGGGGCTCAAGGAGAAGTTTCTTGCCGCCCGGCGTATAGGCACTACAACCGTTGTGATCCCCTGGCAGAACCAGAAGGACCTTGTTGACATTCCCCCGAGCCTGCTGAAATCGTTCAGAATCGTCCCGGCCAAGACCATGGACGACGTGATTCCGGTCACGCTGGCCGGCTTGGGTTCAGGCAGCACCGAGCCGGCGGTTTCGCGGCCGCCAGCACGGCGGTCGCCATCACCCAAGGCGCGGCCGGGCACACATGCGGCGGGTCAACGCATCCAGCGTATCCGGCGTTAG
- a CDS encoding response regulator: protein MAKQHILIVDDDSKSLRVLEISLKKSGFSVTTASNGIDALEKVAVSVPELIISDVKMPKMNGYQFCQRIKDDPKLATIPFIFLTSQRSVEDKVRGLELGVDDYLTKPIYIRELIARVRLLLQKKEKETLERVDQQNMFQGALSDLGVVDLLQTIEIGRKTGLILLTSGDKSGVMYVQNGRVIDSICGNLRGARAVYRLLTWNDGAFKIDFKPVYRQETIELSTQALIMEGMRRLDEFERLAEQLPPLDSVLVIDPQELLQQYPEGFPSKAGEIIQLFNGKRTILEVADECGLDDLPALNIMSKFYFQGLLKELRTESANVVVQPNGAITMPGPNPAATMSKVVPDEPSAGEAGIVNAGQGVEIDIDDAELVRPPDAPAESSAIPKQAESPLSESRMREMLDEVAQTESGGDDEIEFNAPETPQQRRHLRAVPSAAVAEKHDEETDPTMAAGKRPANMVPPAPVSRPPARPSVPPAATPPAPPASLPPQPEKSQPPAVVSQVSAPTPPVRQPATARLDEVEAEEVDDNLPVGQIGESGSRPVIIAVVASVAVTLLVVFGAGTFIFSSYLKPLLDRMAGQAGVASPSAVAAYDLESLDRLIAAYAPAELRSAIQQIDRTGSGGEPELLIRHAVATARLGFLLEDMRLVTQAGLEFDRLPAAMREAAAGKLVQAEIEVYRDRNELARQLAAAVQEMTPPLGPIETAQAETVRALAIMKLGQPEVASQMLSPLATRFPDLIMPRYVLAWILTGAGNAADATVWSGDLVRKNPNHSAGHLLAARNFRRSRDTGNALEALARAEVADPSDPRPGLERADLRVKETGELTLAASEVDSLLARDSVRSNSNFHAWALALKALILAERGSKAEARVVYEQARALDRTRPELDRIQKALAEPAAAPAVAGVSAATPRPRPERAEPDYAAEGRAALRRGQHKRASDLLAKAVETKPDDGQLWFDLGIASIESDNTGRALNAFANAALHDPNRAETHFYLGQLYSSTRKNNMAVQSYERFLKLAPDHPKAPLARAILPKLKAK, encoded by the coding sequence ATGGCCAAGCAGCACATCCTGATTGTTGATGACGACTCCAAGAGTCTCAGGGTGCTTGAGATATCACTCAAGAAGTCGGGCTTTTCCGTCACGACTGCCAGCAACGGGATCGACGCGCTGGAAAAGGTCGCCGTATCGGTTCCCGAACTGATCATCTCCGACGTCAAGATGCCGAAGATGAACGGTTACCAGTTCTGCCAGCGCATCAAGGACGATCCCAAGCTCGCTACGATTCCGTTCATCTTCCTCACGTCCCAGCGGTCGGTGGAGGACAAGGTTCGGGGGCTCGAGCTTGGCGTGGACGACTACCTGACCAAGCCGATCTATATCCGCGAACTGATCGCACGGGTGCGTCTGCTGCTCCAGAAGAAGGAGAAAGAAACGCTGGAGCGTGTGGACCAGCAGAACATGTTCCAGGGGGCCCTGTCGGACCTTGGCGTTGTGGACCTGCTGCAGACGATCGAAATCGGCCGGAAGACAGGGCTTATCCTGCTCACTTCCGGCGACAAGAGTGGTGTGATGTATGTCCAGAATGGACGGGTGATCGATTCCATTTGCGGTAACCTCCGTGGCGCCCGCGCCGTATACCGGCTGCTCACCTGGAATGACGGTGCGTTCAAGATCGATTTCAAACCGGTGTACCGGCAGGAAACGATCGAGCTGTCCACTCAGGCGCTCATCATGGAGGGCATGCGGCGGCTGGACGAATTCGAGCGTCTGGCCGAGCAGCTTCCGCCACTTGATTCGGTTCTGGTGATTGATCCCCAGGAACTGCTCCAGCAGTACCCGGAGGGGTTCCCGAGCAAGGCGGGCGAAATCATCCAGCTGTTCAACGGCAAGCGGACGATTCTGGAAGTAGCCGACGAATGTGGCCTGGACGACCTGCCAGCGCTCAACATCATGTCGAAGTTTTACTTTCAGGGCCTACTGAAGGAACTTCGCACCGAGAGCGCCAATGTAGTGGTACAGCCCAATGGGGCCATCACGATGCCCGGTCCCAATCCGGCTGCGACCATGAGCAAGGTAGTCCCCGACGAGCCGTCGGCAGGTGAAGCCGGAATAGTGAATGCGGGGCAGGGTGTCGAGATTGATATCGATGACGCCGAACTCGTGCGTCCACCGGATGCGCCGGCGGAGTCGTCAGCCATTCCTAAACAGGCGGAATCACCGCTGTCTGAATCCCGTATGCGTGAGATGCTCGATGAAGTCGCCCAGACCGAATCGGGTGGCGATGATGAGATCGAGTTTAATGCTCCTGAGACGCCTCAGCAGCGGCGGCACCTCCGGGCAGTGCCATCGGCTGCGGTCGCTGAAAAGCATGACGAAGAAACCGACCCCACGATGGCGGCCGGAAAGCGGCCAGCCAATATGGTACCGCCAGCGCCGGTCTCGCGGCCTCCGGCCAGGCCTTCAGTCCCTCCGGCAGCCACTCCACCTGCTCCGCCCGCATCCCTGCCCCCTCAGCCGGAGAAATCCCAACCGCCTGCCGTGGTTTCGCAGGTTTCGGCGCCCACGCCGCCGGTGAGGCAACCGGCCACTGCAAGGCTCGACGAAGTGGAAGCTGAAGAGGTTGATGATAATCTTCCCGTCGGCCAGATCGGCGAATCCGGAAGCCGGCCGGTCATCATTGCGGTGGTGGCAAGTGTCGCGGTCACACTGCTCGTCGTCTTTGGGGCCGGGACATTCATATTCAGCAGCTATCTGAAGCCGCTTCTGGACCGCATGGCGGGTCAAGCCGGGGTCGCGTCTCCATCTGCTGTGGCCGCTTACGATCTTGAATCTCTCGACCGGCTGATTGCGGCCTATGCTCCGGCAGAGCTCCGGAGCGCCATCCAGCAGATTGACCGGACCGGTTCTGGCGGTGAGCCGGAACTTCTGATCCGTCATGCCGTTGCCACGGCCCGGCTGGGTTTCCTCCTGGAAGATATGCGTCTGGTGACGCAGGCAGGGCTGGAGTTCGACCGGCTGCCGGCTGCCATGCGGGAGGCGGCCGCCGGTAAGCTCGTTCAGGCGGAAATCGAGGTTTACCGTGATCGGAACGAACTGGCCCGCCAGTTGGCCGCTGCTGTCCAGGAGATGACACCCCCGCTGGGGCCCATCGAGACCGCACAGGCAGAAACGGTACGTGCCCTTGCCATTATGAAGCTGGGCCAGCCGGAAGTAGCCAGCCAGATGCTGTCCCCGCTGGCCACCCGCTTTCCCGATCTGATCATGCCGCGGTACGTACTTGCCTGGATACTGACCGGGGCAGGTAATGCGGCCGACGCAACTGTTTGGTCTGGCGATCTCGTCCGGAAAAATCCCAACCATTCGGCCGGCCATCTGCTGGCAGCGCGGAACTTCCGCCGTTCACGTGACACCGGAAATGCGCTGGAAGCACTGGCCCGTGCCGAGGTAGCCGATCCGTCGGATCCCCGGCCGGGGCTGGAACGCGCCGATCTGCGTGTAAAGGAAACAGGCGAGCTGACACTGGCTGCCAGCGAAGTGGACAGCCTGCTGGCCCGGGACTCGGTTCGTTCCAACAGCAATTTCCACGCTTGGGCACTGGCGCTCAAGGCGCTCATTCTTGCTGAGAGGGGAAGCAAGGCCGAAGCCCGCGTGGTGTACGAGCAGGCCCGGGCCCTGGACCGTACCCGCCCGGAATTGGACCGGATCCAGAAAGCACTGGCGGAGCCAGCGGCGGCTCCGGCAGTCGCTGGCGTGAGTGCCGCCACCCCCCGGCCACGCCCTGAGCGCGCTGAACCTGACTATGCGGCCGAAGGCCGCGCTGCGCTCCGGCGTGGTCAGCACAAGCGGGCTTCCGACCTGCTGGCAAAAGCGGTCGAGACGAAGCCGGACGATGGCCAGTTGTGGTTCGATCTCGGAATCGCGTCGATCGAGAGTGATAATACAGGTCGTGCACTGAACGCGTTTGCCAACGCCGCTCTGCACGATCCCAACCGGGCTGAAACACATTTTTACCTTGGCCAGCTCTACTCCTCGACCCGCAAGAACAACATGGCTGTCCAGTCGTACGAACGATTTCTCAAGCTTGCTCCGGATCACCCCAAGGCCCCACTGGCCCGGGCCATTCTCCCCAAACTGAAGGCGAAGTAG
- the thiL gene encoding thiamine-phosphate kinase: MGSLPHEFALIRALGRVATKADASLVLTVGDDCAAWKPAHGKLQIATTDTLVEGVHFLRSDAEPRLIGRKAMGANLSDIAAMGGTPRYALVALSIPMKGWSGRDVLGIYEGLLAAGSPQGVRIAGGNITRSSGKLEITITLTGEVKPGAMLKRSGARVGDSIYVTGVPGRAAMWLDLKRRKAGSRAVRELFRLAHYQPEPPLEFARRLSGEAGGKKAATAAVDISDGLLADLGHLIELSGVPGAIMEADKLPSSVAHLLYRQAAGPSGTSRLLRIALTGGEDYELLFTAPPSNDSRVRALAAETGVRVSRIGRITHSSGIRVVDGKGRKLPVGGHGGWRHF; the protein is encoded by the coding sequence GTGGGCAGCCTTCCCCATGAATTTGCGCTGATCCGGGCGCTCGGCCGGGTTGCCACCAAGGCAGACGCATCGCTTGTGCTGACAGTGGGGGACGACTGCGCCGCCTGGAAACCGGCGCACGGAAAGCTCCAGATTGCCACGACCGATACGCTTGTGGAGGGGGTCCATTTCCTCCGGTCCGATGCCGAACCCCGGCTGATCGGCCGCAAGGCGATGGGTGCGAACCTGTCGGATATAGCCGCCATGGGCGGGACCCCGCGTTATGCGCTCGTGGCCCTTTCCATCCCGATGAAGGGCTGGAGCGGCAGGGATGTGCTCGGCATCTATGAGGGGCTTCTCGCGGCGGGTTCCCCCCAAGGTGTCAGGATAGCGGGCGGGAATATCACCCGCTCCTCTGGAAAGCTCGAAATCACCATTACTCTCACTGGGGAAGTGAAGCCGGGCGCGATGCTGAAACGATCTGGCGCCAGGGTCGGGGATTCCATCTACGTCACCGGAGTGCCGGGCCGGGCCGCCATGTGGCTCGACCTGAAGCGCCGGAAAGCCGGGTCACGGGCCGTGCGCGAACTGTTCCGGTTGGCCCACTACCAGCCCGAGCCACCCCTGGAGTTCGCCCGGCGCCTGTCGGGGGAGGCGGGGGGAAAGAAGGCTGCCACGGCTGCCGTGGATATATCCGACGGCCTGCTGGCCGATCTCGGTCACCTGATTGAGTTGTCCGGTGTTCCAGGTGCGATCATGGAGGCGGATAAACTGCCGTCGTCTGTCGCCCACCTTCTTTACCGGCAAGCGGCAGGGCCGTCAGGTACCAGCCGGCTTCTCCGTATCGCGCTCACCGGGGGCGAGGACTACGAACTCCTTTTCACCGCCCCGCCGTCAAATGACAGCCGGGTCCGCGCACTCGCTGCCGAAACAGGCGTCCGGGTGAGCCGTATCGGGAGGATCACTCATTCGAGTGGCATCCGGGTGGTTGACGGGAAGGGGCGAAAGCTCCCTGTTGGGGGCCACGGCGGCTGGCGGCATTTCTAG